The DNA region CTGGGCATTTTTTCGATACTACAATTGGTAAGGAAAAAAGGTATTACTAAAATTATAACTTAGGAATTAAGGAAAAAAATGAAAATAATAATTCAAAGAATAAATTATGCAAAAATATTTGTGAATGATAAGTTTAAAGGAGAAATTGGTAAGGGAATAGTCGCATATGTGGGAATTTCTAACAAAGATTCTGAAAAGGATATTGATTTTTGTATTGATAAATTGGTTAATCTAAGAATTTTTAATGATGATAATGACAAAATGAATTTATCAGTGAAGGATATAAATGGAGAATTATTGGTTGTAAGTAATTTTACGATTTATGGAAACACAAAAAAAGGGAGAAGGCCAAGCTATACTGATTCGGCACCAGCTGAAACAGCAGAGAAAATTTATAATCTATTTGT from Leptotrichia trevisanii DSM 22070 includes:
- the dtd gene encoding D-aminoacyl-tRNA deacylase — encoded protein: MKIIIQRINYAKIFVNDKFKGEIGKGIVAYVGISNKDSEKDIDFCIDKLVNLRIFNDDNDKMNLSVKDINGELLVVSNFTIYGNTKKGRRPSYTDSAPAETAEKIYNLFVEKLRWTDVKFETGEFRQHMKIISENDGPVNLIIDSH